From the Patagioenas fasciata isolate bPatFas1 chromosome Z, bPatFas1.hap1, whole genome shotgun sequence genome, one window contains:
- the POC5 gene encoding centrosomal protein POC5 isoform X3 produces the protein MERLCPGLSEETSSQGSTRDPREINETVTTELILPDEKVTQIESILDLWSGSLKTNVLTELRKWRLSLIDHYKLQMREEKEKQAAHVRQLTSEMENLKELLHTYEISVGRKDEVITNLTEALERQKERTQLMRKFMLWRIQHVNSKQEEYANRIADKQFRTALLKKVWAAWRSLCEEKWKEKVAKACQLRAEDVCVQLTNDYEAKIAELTAALEQTKAEILQMHSEREQYEDTMKKAFMRGVCALNLEAMTMFQSKDSRTDSDVGGRRNYNGTIVAGRLPSSQSPPSPPPPPATTLQLEDMFSTHLGHASTSQTRLDSDSPVIVTSTAAGSGVASAQKLPVAKVITSAQQKAGRTITARITGRADMGQKARICGSLAVMGVVPPMSSIIVEKHHPVTQQTISQAAAAKYPRTMLHSSGSTVVRPAGQVGRMLQGQSHTSVQSIKVVD, from the exons ATGGAACGACTTTGCCCTGGTCTTTCAGAAGAGACTTCTTCACAAGGGTCCACACGTGATCCAAGAGAAATCAATGAAACTGTAACAACTGAATTAATTTTACCTGATGAAAAAGTAACTCAAATAGAAAGTATACTTGATCTCTGGAGCGGAAGTCTTAAG ACAAATGTTCTGACTGAATTGAGAAAATGGAGGCTTAGTTTGATTGATCATTACAAGCTTCaaatgagagaagaaaaagagaaacaagcTGCACATGTGAGACAATTGACCAGTGAGATGGAAAACCTGAAGGAGCTGCTACATACTTATGAAATCTCTGTTGGCAGAAAAGATGAG GTGATTACTAACTTGACTGAAGCATTAGAGAGACAAAAGGAGAGAACACAGCTGATGAGAAAGTTTATGTTGTGGCGAATTCAGCACGTTAATTCCAAACAAGAG GAATATGCAAATAGAATAGCAGACAAACAATTCCGGACAGCTTTGTTGAAGAAAGTATGGGCAGCGTGGCGCTCTCTTTgtgaagaaaaatggaaagaaaaagtagCAAAAGCCTGTCAGTTAAGGGCAGAAGATGTTTGTGTCCAACTCACCAATGATTATGAAGCCAAAATTGCAGAG ctaactgctgctttggaacagACAAAAGCTGAGATTCTGCAAATGCACAGTGAAAGAGAACAGTATGAAGACACCATGAAGAAAGCCTTTATGCGTGGTGTATGTGCTTTGAATCTCGAAGCGATGACCATGTTTCAGAGCAAGGACAGTAGGACAGATTCTG ATGTAGGAGGCAGGAGAAATTATAATGGTACCATTGTTGCAGGAAGGCTACCTTCTTCACAAAGTCCGCCCTCACCTCCACCTCCACCAGCAACTACTCTTCAGCTGGAAGACATG TTTTCTACCCACCTGGGTCATGCAAGCACTTCTCAGACCAGGCTGGACTCAGATTCTCCAGTAATTGTCACTAGCACAGCTGCAGGATCTGGTGTGGCATCAGCTCAAAAACTG CCCGTGGCAAAAGTAATaacatctgctcaacagaaagCAGGAAGAACAATCACTGCTCGAATCACAGGCCGAGCTGATATGGGACAAAAAGCCAGAATATGTGGTAGTTTAGCAGTGATGGGAGTTGTTCCGCCCATGAGTTCCATCATTGTTGAAAAACATCATCCAGTCACTCAG CAAACCATATCCCAAGCCGCTGCTGCTAAGTATCCTCGAACCATGCTCCATTCTTCTGGTTCTACCGTTGTGAGACCTGCAGGACAAGTTGGGCGAATGCTTCAGGGCCAATCTCACACCAGTGTTCAGTCAATAAAAGTTGTTGACTGA